The sequence GAAACTGCGGCATAAACCGCTGCTCCTAAAGCCGGAGCCTGGTCTGACGCTGCCACTACAATCGGCATATTCAGGACGTTTGCCAAAGTCTGCATAATGAATGGTGATTTTCTGGCAACACCGCCGATTCCGATGACTTTTTCTATTTTCACGCCTTCGTCTTCGAAACGGTCAACGATTTTTTTGGAACCGAAACAAATCGCATTCACCAATGCTTTGAAAATATGCGGTGCTTTTGTACCTAAAGAAAGGTTGCTGATAGCAGCTTTCAGTTCCTGATTGGCATCGGGCGTTCTTCGTCCATTCACCCAATCCAAGGCGATAGGAACGGTTTCGGAAAGAGGAATTTTTTCGGCTTCCAAAGTGAGATTTCGGATGAGATTGTTCTCTATTTCTTCTTTTAAAAGTTGTTTTTGATTTTCATCGATGATATTAGAATTCATCAATATGCTTTGCGTTGGCCACATCAGAATGTCTTTGTACCAGGCCAACAAATCACCAAACGCAGACTGACCCGCTTCCAAACCAATCAATCCGGGAATAACCGAACCATCAACCTGTCCACAAATTCCTTTCACGGTTTTATCTCCGATAATTTCATTGGGTGCGACCATAATATCGCAGGTTGAAGTTCCCATGATTCGGATGAGTGTGTTCTCATCGACTTTTGCGCCGACTGCTCCGGAATGTGCGTCGAAAGTTCCGACTGCAATTACCGTATTGGTTGTCAGTCCGAGTTTTGTTGCCCATTCTTGATTTAAATTTCCTGCAACCTCGTCTGAGGTGTAGGTTTTATCGTAAAGTCTATCACGAAGTTCGGCTAAAGACGGGTCTAACTGACCAAGGAAATCCTTTGAAGGAAGTCCGCCCCACGATTCGTGCCACATTGCTTTGTGACCCGCTGCACAACGGCTTCTTTTGAAAGTTGCCAAATCCTGAGTGTCGGAAAGGAGAAAAGTAATATAATCGCAATGCTCCATCCAACTGTAAGACGCATTTTTTACATTGTCATCAACTCTATTGATGTGAAGAATTTTTGCCCAAAACCATTCGGAAGAATAGATTCCTCCTTCAAATTTGGTGTAATCCTCGCCGCCCCAATTTCTTGCAAGTCGGTTGATTTGTTCTGCTTCATCAATTGATGTATGGTCTTTCCACAACACCATCATCGCATTGGGATTTTGTTCGAAACCAGGTGTTAAAGCTAATGCAATTCCATTTTTATTTACCGGAAGCGGTGATGAACCCGTGGTATCGATACAAATGCTGACAATACTTTCAGGAGCTACTCCACTTTCTTTGACAACATCGGAAATGGTTTTTTCCAAGCCTTCGATATGGTCAAGCGGATGCTGACGGAATTGATTTTGCTCCGGCTGACAGAATTTTCCATCTTTCCATCTTTGGTAGTAGCTTACGGATGTTGCGAGCTCGGCTCCGTTTTCTGTATCAATCAGGACTGCACGAACGGAATCTGTTCCATAATCTAATCCGATAACGTATTTTTTCATTTTTAACGATGAATTAAATTTTAATAATTGTTTTGTTTTGATAGACCCTTCGACAAGCTCAGGGTGACAACTCTAATACTAAATGTATAAGCTTTAAAAAATCCTTATATATATGTTTAAGAGATTAAAACAAATATATATTTTTATTTTAAATAAATGTAAATATTACACTTAATTTTAATTTTCCCTTTATTTATGGTACTTTGAGATTATTTTATCTTTAAAACGACAAAAGAATTGGGTGGAATTTGAACAGGAAATTTCCCTTTTTTAATTAAAGAATTCTCCTCAAGAGGTTTTATATTTTCTGTTTGGAAATTATTTTCG comes from Chryseobacterium sp. 3008163 and encodes:
- a CDS encoding ribulokinase, translated to MKKYVIGLDYGTDSVRAVLIDTENGAELATSVSYYQRWKDGKFCQPEQNQFRQHPLDHIEGLEKTISDVVKESGVAPESIVSICIDTTGSSPLPVNKNGIALALTPGFEQNPNAMMVLWKDHTSIDEAEQINRLARNWGGEDYTKFEGGIYSSEWFWAKILHINRVDDNVKNASYSWMEHCDYITFLLSDTQDLATFKRSRCAAGHKAMWHESWGGLPSKDFLGQLDPSLAELRDRLYDKTYTSDEVAGNLNQEWATKLGLTTNTVIAVGTFDAHSGAVGAKVDENTLIRIMGTSTCDIMVAPNEIIGDKTVKGICGQVDGSVIPGLIGLEAGQSAFGDLLAWYKDILMWPTQSILMNSNIIDENQKQLLKEEIENNLIRNLTLEAEKIPLSETVPIALDWVNGRRTPDANQELKAAISNLSLGTKAPHIFKALVNAICFGSKKIVDRFEDEGVKIEKVIGIGGVARKSPFIMQTLANVLNMPIVVAASDQAPALGAAVYAAVSAGIYPNVQEGSQKMGSDFEAEYFPQAEHVEKYAELMSQYQILADFTENNIKSKKKLKVDSL